One genomic segment of Salinigranum rubrum includes these proteins:
- a CDS encoding DUF7858 family protein, protein MTLSDIAAGIEVTTKQRERGVPTVDGTETDLDDRLATYADALPCTPEAAATVLERYASGTSVGDLARAAGVAPMTAAKTLHLCGEVGISPLGPVGREVVRDWLAGDLTRADAVTLTGATPTEFALTAYVEAHDPVPGLVEAAEAALSPVTNASVTKRETLAETMTDAADLV, encoded by the coding sequence ATGACGTTGTCGGACATCGCGGCCGGCATCGAGGTCACGACGAAACAGCGCGAGCGCGGCGTGCCGACCGTCGACGGGACGGAGACGGACCTCGACGACCGACTCGCGACGTACGCGGACGCCCTTCCCTGCACGCCGGAGGCGGCGGCGACGGTCCTCGAACGGTACGCGAGCGGAACGAGCGTCGGTGACCTCGCCCGCGCGGCGGGCGTCGCCCCGATGACGGCTGCGAAGACGCTCCATCTCTGTGGCGAGGTGGGAATATCGCCGCTCGGCCCGGTCGGGCGAGAGGTCGTGCGCGACTGGCTCGCGGGCGACCTTACACGCGCGGACGCGGTGACTCTCACCGGCGCGACACCGACGGAGTTCGCCCTCACCGCGTACGTCGAGGCACACGACCCCGTCCCCGGACTCGTCGAGGCGGCCGAGGCGGCGCTCTCTCCTGTGACGAACGCGAGCGTCACGAAACGCGAGACGCTCGCCGAGACGATGACTGACGCCGCCGACCTCGTCTGA
- a CDS encoding P-loop NTPase family protein, whose protein sequence is MTYATAAFVGATGGAGTTRTTLEAAVVLAADGADVIVLDAAYATQGLGDYLSGRLDPDLTTLVTDRTDGPLDVGLVELDVDAPGEVACCPVDAPFERLARAKRVEAAQAFERRIEEAVAAADHVLVDVPPLAANQAVAATTACERVCLVSPGGDRGADATNRLRERVADVGATVDTVAVVEGSDERNAADILVPSTERPLPGALSDERYGRAVASLVSRLLDRDVTGVGGSGGLFSGVTERVRR, encoded by the coding sequence ATGACCTACGCGACTGCCGCGTTCGTCGGCGCGACCGGCGGCGCAGGGACGACCCGGACGACCCTCGAAGCCGCCGTCGTGCTCGCGGCCGACGGCGCGGACGTGATCGTTCTCGACGCGGCCTACGCGACGCAGGGGCTCGGCGACTACCTCTCGGGACGGCTCGACCCCGACCTCACGACGCTGGTGACCGATCGGACGGACGGCCCCTTGGACGTCGGACTGGTCGAACTGGACGTGGATGCACCCGGTGAGGTCGCCTGCTGTCCCGTCGACGCGCCGTTCGAGCGACTCGCCCGCGCGAAGCGCGTCGAGGCCGCACAGGCGTTCGAGCGCCGAATCGAGGAGGCGGTGGCGGCTGCCGATCACGTGCTCGTCGACGTGCCTCCCCTCGCGGCGAACCAGGCCGTCGCGGCGACGACCGCCTGCGAGCGCGTCTGTCTCGTCTCGCCCGGTGGTGACCGCGGCGCCGACGCGACGAACCGACTCCGCGAGCGAGTCGCCGACGTCGGCGCGACGGTCGACACTGTCGCGGTCGTCGAAGGGAGCGACGAACGGAACGCGGCTGACATCCTCGTCCCGTCGACGGAGCGGCCGCTCCCCGGCGCGCTTTCGGACGAGCGGTACGGACGGGCGGTCGCCTCGCTCGTCTCTCGCCTCCTCGACCGCGACGTGACCGGCGTCGGCGGCTCGGGCGGCCTCTTCAGCGGGGTCACGGAGCGAGTGCGGCGGTAA
- a CDS encoding alpha/beta hydrolase family protein: MPTTHAVTTDTGERLAAVHHAPETAGTETWLVFCHGFVSDKSGSYEGRCARAAEEGYHAVRFDFRGCGESAGEFVDQTLRSKVADLRAVLAHFDAPSYALVGSSFGAKTAFHAAVDSDRRIRAVAGRAPLTYNRTFDGMRAVVEREGEFTYDTGHTVDERFFADFERYAFDDVTDELTVPVALFHGADDESVAPGDSLDATAAFDVSVLLQVLAGEGHRFSRPAEVRFRRQLFDWLALTLAERE; encoded by the coding sequence ATGCCTACGACACACGCCGTCACGACCGACACTGGGGAGAGACTCGCGGCCGTCCACCACGCGCCCGAAACGGCCGGAACAGAGACGTGGCTCGTCTTCTGTCACGGCTTCGTCAGCGACAAGTCCGGGAGCTACGAGGGGCGCTGTGCGCGCGCCGCGGAGGAGGGATACCACGCGGTTCGCTTCGACTTCCGCGGCTGTGGGGAGTCGGCGGGCGAGTTCGTCGACCAGACCCTGCGTTCGAAAGTCGCGGACCTCCGGGCCGTCCTCGCGCACTTCGACGCGCCCTCGTACGCGCTGGTCGGGTCGAGTTTCGGGGCGAAAACGGCGTTCCACGCCGCGGTCGACTCCGACCGGCGGATACGGGCCGTCGCGGGCCGCGCGCCGCTGACGTACAACCGCACGTTCGACGGGATGCGGGCCGTCGTCGAACGCGAGGGGGAGTTCACGTACGACACCGGGCACACCGTGGACGAGCGGTTCTTCGCGGACTTCGAGCGGTACGCGTTCGACGACGTGACCGACGAACTAACGGTCCCGGTCGCGCTCTTTCACGGGGCCGACGACGAGTCGGTCGCGCCCGGGGACAGCCTCGACGCGACGGCGGCGTTCGACGTCAGCGTGTTGCTCCAGGTCCTCGCGGGGGAGGGCCACCGCTTCTCGCGCCCGGCGGAGGTACGGTTCCGACGGCAACTGTTCGACTGGCTCGCGCTCACACTCGCGGAGCGTGAGTGA
- a CDS encoding winged helix-turn-helix transcriptional regulator yields MSDTDAPEWHREWHELRSLLGCKWTLHVLRLLSTDSYGFNEIQRELDGLTPTMLSRRLTQLTEYGLVNRELIPDSPPRTRYELTETGVAFTEILRQLEQFTPLVEN; encoded by the coding sequence ATGAGTGACACCGACGCCCCCGAGTGGCACCGTGAGTGGCACGAACTCCGGTCGCTCCTCGGCTGCAAGTGGACGCTCCACGTACTCAGGCTCCTCTCGACCGACTCGTACGGGTTCAACGAGATTCAGCGCGAACTCGACGGCCTGACGCCGACGATGCTGTCGCGGCGACTGACGCAGTTGACCGAGTACGGGCTGGTCAACAGGGAGCTGATACCGGACTCGCCGCCGCGGACCCGGTACGAACTCACCGAGACCGGCGTGGCGTTCACCGAGATACTGCGACAGCTCGAACAGTTCACGCCGCTCGTCGAGAACTGA
- a CDS encoding crotonase/enoyl-CoA hydratase family protein, whose amino-acid sequence MSTNVRYDVTDSVAVLTIDRHERRNAVDRETGEQLRDALVRFDADAAAAVGVITGSGGTFCAGVDLHDLAAGASLEGRDTGFMGYSHLEVRKPLIAAVEGHCVAGGLELALFCDLRVAGDGAVFGLFQRRFGIPLTDGGTQRLPRIVGLGRALEMIHTGRAVDAEEAHDWGLVNRVVEDGTALEAAVEMASGITAFPQQTVRTDRRAVFEGLGESLRAGLAIESWWGTHSMETGREGAKRFVDGEGRHGDGVFEH is encoded by the coding sequence ATGTCAACGAACGTTCGGTACGACGTCACCGACTCGGTCGCAGTTCTCACCATCGACCGCCACGAGCGTCGCAACGCGGTCGACCGCGAGACCGGGGAGCAACTCCGCGACGCGCTCGTGCGGTTCGACGCCGACGCCGCCGCCGCCGTCGGCGTCATTACCGGGAGTGGAGGCACGTTCTGTGCGGGCGTCGACCTCCACGACCTGGCGGCCGGCGCGTCGCTCGAAGGCCGCGACACCGGGTTCATGGGCTACTCTCACCTGGAGGTCCGCAAGCCCCTGATTGCGGCCGTCGAGGGGCACTGCGTGGCCGGCGGCCTCGAACTCGCGCTCTTCTGTGACCTGCGGGTCGCCGGAGACGGTGCGGTGTTCGGGCTGTTCCAGCGTCGGTTCGGGATTCCGCTGACCGACGGCGGGACGCAGCGCCTGCCACGCATCGTCGGTCTCGGCCGAGCGTTGGAGATGATTCACACCGGGCGCGCGGTCGACGCCGAGGAGGCGCACGACTGGGGACTGGTAAACCGGGTCGTCGAGGACGGGACCGCGCTCGAGGCCGCCGTCGAGATGGCGTCGGGGATTACGGCCTTCCCACAGCAGACCGTCCGCACGGACAGGCGGGCCGTCTTCGAGGGACTCGGCGAGTCGCTTCGAGCGGGGCTGGCTATCGAATCGTGGTGGGGGACGCACTCGATGGAGACCGGTCGCGAGGGGGCGAAGCGGTTCGTCGACGGCGAAGGCCGCCACGGCGACGGGGTGTTCGAGCACTGA
- a CDS encoding cupin domain-containing protein, producing the protein MQRIDTASMRGFFDVVGGTDRSQAATMVLAPGQSTGGPENAHAASDQWLYVVSGSGTATVEDESITLEPGALLLIEPGETHEITNTGSAPLETVNVYAPPDY; encoded by the coding sequence ATGCAACGCATCGACACGGCTTCCATGCGCGGCTTCTTCGACGTCGTCGGCGGCACCGACCGCTCGCAGGCGGCGACGATGGTCCTCGCCCCCGGACAATCGACCGGCGGCCCGGAGAACGCCCACGCCGCGAGCGACCAGTGGCTCTACGTCGTCTCGGGGAGCGGCACGGCCACCGTCGAGGACGAGTCGATCACCCTCGAACCGGGCGCGCTGCTCCTCATCGAACCGGGTGAGACGCACGAAATAACGAATACGGGGTCGGCGCCGCTGGAGACGGTCAACGTGTACGCGCCGCCGGATTACTGA
- a CDS encoding helix-turn-helix domain-containing protein → MTTIVIGSIPAEEFALNHTLESVPEVSFECERIIESGDDAIMPLLWVRNADEDLLEQAFEEDPSVGAVTQLAAFEDERLYRMDWIRHVRLLLQMLTHSDATILEAYGRDGAWRLRVLFPTRDSFSGTHDFCHEHGLTFDIESIRDMEGEPSGRYGLTDAQYRALVEAVRRGYYDVPRGRRSRKSPRTSTSLTRPSRNAFDGGPSR, encoded by the coding sequence ATGACAACTATCGTCATCGGCTCGATTCCGGCCGAAGAGTTCGCTTTGAACCACACGCTGGAGTCGGTTCCGGAGGTGAGTTTCGAGTGCGAGCGCATCATCGAGAGCGGTGACGACGCGATCATGCCGTTGCTGTGGGTGCGAAACGCGGACGAGGACCTGCTCGAACAGGCCTTCGAGGAGGACCCGAGCGTCGGCGCCGTCACGCAACTCGCCGCGTTCGAAGACGAGCGCCTCTACCGGATGGACTGGATTCGACACGTTCGCCTCCTCCTGCAGATGCTCACCCACTCGGACGCCACCATCCTCGAAGCGTACGGACGGGACGGAGCGTGGCGACTGCGGGTGCTGTTTCCCACCCGCGATAGCTTCTCGGGCACCCACGACTTCTGTCACGAACACGGACTCACGTTCGACATCGAGTCGATCCGCGACATGGAGGGCGAACCCTCCGGACGGTACGGCCTCACCGACGCGCAGTATCGGGCGCTCGTGGAGGCGGTCCGACGGGGGTACTACGACGTCCCGCGGGGGAGACGCTCAAGGAAATCGCCGCGGACCTCGACGTCTCTCACCAGGCCCTCTCGGAACGCCTTCGACGGGGGACCAAGTCGTTGA
- a CDS encoding extracellular solute-binding protein, with translation MPEREGHSADRGRSVDRRQVLKAVGSAGAAVGGSLTGCLARGQTPPSTVQIAANTDVKNNLDAIQSKLHEVGLSKDVELSAIAGAASTGARKQQYNRWLSANLEQPSLFMMDSGWTIPFIVRNQLANVSELRPDLAKTVQDEYFETFVQSLEDRNGDVYGVPLFPTTGSILYRKDLVEEAGFAPEDEEWATTPMSWERFSKVTKRTQEQTDTTYGFTFQAKAYEGLSCCDFKEFIGTWGGSYFGPKENLFGPVDGRPVTVNSDPVIKATKMVRSFIHGDAPNTLDAIAGNIAPRAVLQWTEEPSRKPFTGGRAVMHRNWPYAIAINGAEGEFGEDLGVMPIPYGVREDEAEIEGYGGTMSSLGGWHVCLNPKAQNKQRALEVMEAMVSEEFQLFLFETLGWLPPRPDLFESERAKQVPVVGRYLDTLRLTVENAVPRPVTVAWPQESTKIAQQANAAFSGDATPTQAMKTLERQLNVIEAASDRTNTAGQGGTSQNGTAGGGS, from the coding sequence ATGCCCGAGCGTGAGGGTCACTCGGCTGACCGGGGCCGATCGGTCGACCGCCGACAGGTGCTGAAGGCGGTCGGTTCGGCCGGTGCCGCCGTCGGCGGCAGCCTCACGGGCTGTCTGGCGCGCGGGCAGACCCCGCCGAGTACGGTTCAGATCGCGGCGAACACCGACGTGAAGAACAACCTCGACGCGATCCAGTCGAAACTGCACGAGGTCGGACTCTCGAAGGACGTCGAACTGAGTGCCATCGCGGGCGCCGCCTCGACTGGCGCTCGCAAGCAGCAGTACAACCGGTGGCTGTCCGCGAACCTCGAACAGCCCTCGCTGTTCATGATGGACAGCGGGTGGACGATTCCGTTCATCGTCCGGAACCAACTCGCGAACGTCTCGGAACTCAGACCCGACCTGGCGAAGACCGTCCAGGACGAGTACTTCGAGACGTTCGTCCAGTCGCTGGAGGACCGTAACGGCGACGTCTACGGCGTTCCGCTCTTTCCGACGACCGGTTCCATCCTCTACCGGAAGGACCTCGTAGAGGAGGCCGGGTTCGCCCCCGAAGACGAAGAGTGGGCGACCACGCCCATGTCGTGGGAACGGTTCTCGAAGGTGACGAAGCGGACCCAAGAGCAGACGGACACGACGTACGGGTTCACCTTTCAGGCGAAAGCCTACGAGGGACTCTCCTGCTGTGACTTCAAGGAGTTCATCGGGACCTGGGGCGGGTCGTACTTCGGGCCGAAGGAGAACCTCTTCGGCCCGGTCGACGGGCGGCCCGTGACGGTGAACAGCGACCCCGTCATCAAGGCGACGAAGATGGTCCGCTCGTTCATCCACGGAGACGCGCCAAACACGCTCGACGCCATCGCCGGGAACATCGCACCCCGGGCCGTCCTCCAGTGGACGGAGGAACCCTCGCGGAAGCCGTTCACGGGCGGTCGCGCCGTGATGCACCGCAACTGGCCGTACGCCATCGCCATCAACGGTGCCGAGGGGGAGTTCGGCGAGGACCTCGGCGTCATGCCCATTCCCTACGGCGTCCGGGAGGACGAGGCGGAAATCGAGGGGTACGGCGGCACCATGTCCTCCCTCGGCGGGTGGCACGTCTGTCTCAATCCGAAGGCACAGAACAAACAACGGGCGCTGGAGGTCATGGAGGCGATGGTCAGCGAGGAGTTCCAGCTGTTCCTCTTCGAGACGCTGGGCTGGCTCCCGCCGCGGCCCGACCTGTTCGAGTCCGAACGCGCGAAGCAGGTGCCGGTCGTCGGGCGGTATCTCGACACGCTGCGGCTGACCGTCGAGAACGCCGTCCCCCGTCCCGTGACCGTCGCCTGGCCGCAGGAGTCGACGAAGATCGCACAGCAAGCGAACGCCGCGTTCAGCGGCGACGCCACGCCGACGCAGGCAATGAAGACGCTCGAACGACAGCTCAACGTCATCGAGGCGGCATCGGACCGGACGAACACGGCTGGGCAGGGCGGGACGTCCCAGAACGGCACCGCCGGCGGAGGGTCGTGA
- a CDS encoding carbohydrate ABC transporter permease, translating to MSTDTGSRFSGSLPSPRRWVENLSDTQFAYLLLLPGLVVFGIVAFWPLFRTFQMSLHADVLYGSERLGAFVGLQNYVDLLLGNRNAALPRPFFDLSQPFTSAVTVTVLFTVVSVLFETLLGFGQALVLNQEFRGRRWARVAIILPWAVPIAIQGMIFYLLFQPTVGFLVEPLHQLGLFSATPQSSSFDSLVIVIVADVWKTSAFMALIILAGLQSIDRSLYDVADVAGASKIERFRTVTLPLVLPSVLVAMLFRTIGAMRVYGLIDTVSSCSTVPSLSCLVVQSFSASRYASAATVAFVTAGIIAVVVSIYIVKFADVEGGGGGF from the coding sequence ATGTCGACCGACACCGGCAGCCGTTTCTCGGGGTCGCTCCCCAGTCCGCGGCGGTGGGTCGAGAACCTGAGCGACACGCAGTTCGCGTACCTCCTCCTCCTGCCGGGACTCGTCGTCTTCGGTATCGTCGCGTTCTGGCCGCTGTTCCGGACGTTCCAGATGTCGCTGCACGCGGACGTCCTCTACGGCTCCGAGCGTCTCGGCGCGTTCGTCGGCCTCCAGAACTACGTCGACCTGCTGTTGGGGAACCGCAACGCCGCCCTCCCCCGGCCCTTCTTCGACCTGAGCCAGCCCTTTACGAGCGCGGTGACCGTGACGGTGCTCTTCACCGTCGTCAGCGTCCTCTTCGAGACGCTGCTCGGGTTCGGACAGGCGCTCGTGCTGAATCAGGAGTTCAGGGGGCGCCGCTGGGCGCGCGTGGCCATCATCCTCCCGTGGGCGGTGCCCATCGCCATCCAGGGGATGATCTTCTACCTCCTGTTCCAGCCGACGGTCGGCTTCCTCGTCGAACCGCTGCACCAACTCGGCCTCTTCTCGGCGACGCCACAGTCGAGTAGCTTCGACTCGCTCGTCATCGTCATCGTCGCCGACGTCTGGAAGACCTCCGCGTTCATGGCGCTCATCATCCTCGCGGGCCTGCAGAGCATCGACCGGTCGCTGTACGACGTCGCGGACGTCGCGGGCGCGTCGAAGATAGAACGCTTCCGGACGGTCACGCTCCCGCTCGTGCTCCCGTCGGTCCTGGTCGCGATGCTGTTCCGGACCATCGGCGCGATGCGGGTCTACGGACTCATCGACACCGTCTCGTCGTGTAGCACGGTCCCGTCGCTGTCGTGTCTGGTCGTCCAGTCGTTCAGCGCGAGTCGGTACGCCTCCGCGGCGACCGTCGCGTTCGTCACCGCCGGCATCATCGCCGTCGTGGTGTCCATCTACATCGTCAAGTTCGCCGACGTCGAGGGCGGCGGAGGTGGGTTCTGA
- a CDS encoding AI-2E family transporter, which translates to MPDSDRLRDSSTTYAHLGWLLFVVGLVASAAFVAWHVVGMVVLGVFGYYAMRPIRDRVESVVESRQVAAVATVLAVLVPVVLLVFYLGVRALSRLQRMSHPLTPASLVDRLNVLGSLTPEQRQQVQTLLSDPTAVLSGSGGALFSNVDLVTQVVGAVTGLLMLLALAVTLSYVLLARDHGLSSTFVDLVGGRDTTVYAYAAAVDEDLESVFFGNFLFAMLMAVVAVVVYWATNLLAPDEMAVPMVLALGLLTGIASLVPIVVGKLVYVPVLAYLGVQALRSGGTELAFVGAVGVVYVLVLDLVPQALVQPYLSGRRLDTTLLLFSFIIGPMVFGWYGFFLLPILMILLLEAVRLVLPELLRGDRPRPSVLVDTDPGTNPREEREDVPDQGEDVEDVPDRGEPVGDVPRQSETADD; encoded by the coding sequence ATGCCTGACTCAGACCGACTCCGAGACTCCTCGACGACGTACGCCCACCTCGGATGGTTGCTGTTCGTCGTCGGTCTCGTCGCGAGCGCCGCGTTCGTCGCCTGGCACGTCGTCGGAATGGTCGTCCTCGGCGTGTTCGGGTACTACGCGATGCGGCCGATCCGCGACCGGGTCGAGTCCGTCGTGGAGTCGCGGCAGGTCGCGGCCGTCGCGACGGTCTTGGCCGTGCTCGTTCCGGTCGTCCTGCTCGTGTTCTACCTGGGCGTCCGGGCCCTCAGTCGGCTCCAGCGGATGTCTCACCCGCTCACGCCCGCTTCGTTAGTCGACCGACTGAACGTCCTCGGCTCGCTCACACCCGAACAGCGCCAGCAGGTGCAGACGCTCCTCTCCGACCCGACGGCGGTGCTCAGTGGGTCGGGAGGCGCGCTGTTCTCGAACGTCGACCTCGTCACCCAGGTCGTGGGGGCGGTCACCGGGCTCTTGATGCTGCTTGCGCTCGCCGTGACGCTCTCGTACGTCTTGCTCGCCAGAGACCACGGGCTGTCGTCGACGTTCGTCGACCTCGTCGGCGGGCGCGACACGACGGTGTACGCGTACGCCGCCGCCGTCGACGAGGACCTCGAGTCGGTGTTCTTCGGTAACTTCCTGTTCGCGATGCTCATGGCGGTCGTCGCGGTGGTCGTCTACTGGGCGACGAACCTCCTCGCCCCGGACGAGATGGCCGTCCCGATGGTACTCGCGCTCGGACTCTTGACGGGCATCGCGAGCCTCGTCCCGATCGTCGTGGGCAAACTCGTCTACGTCCCCGTCCTCGCGTATCTCGGCGTCCAGGCGCTCCGGTCGGGGGGCACGGAACTCGCGTTCGTCGGTGCCGTCGGCGTCGTGTACGTCCTCGTTCTCGACCTCGTTCCGCAGGCGCTCGTCCAGCCGTACCTCTCGGGGCGTCGCCTCGACACGACGCTTCTCCTCTTCTCGTTCATCATCGGGCCGATGGTGTTCGGCTGGTACGGCTTCTTCCTCCTGCCGATTCTGATGATTCTCCTGCTCGAAGCGGTCCGTCTCGTCCTGCCGGAACTGCTGCGCGGCGATCGACCCCGCCCGTCGGTGTTGGTCGACACCGACCCGGGGACGAACCCCCGAGAGGAGCGCGAGGACGTTCCCGACCAGGGTGAGGACGTCGAAGACGTCCCCGACCGGGGCGAACCCGTCGGGGACGTCCCCAGACAGAGCGAGACGGCCGACGACTGA
- a CDS encoding pyridoxamine 5'-phosphate oxidase family protein: MTLDELDDYGMVRMTDEEVAGYLASQRVGVLGLPAERAPSLRPMSFGFDGDSRLYLLYVLGEESRKAELSAAAEYARFLVYSAETPFNWRSVLLTGRLTEVPEADVERAEEVLTDAWRPDVFERASRVEATRLYCFDIEERTGLKHLGLPPGFEDQRTG, translated from the coding sequence ATGACACTCGACGAACTCGACGACTACGGGATGGTTCGGATGACGGACGAGGAGGTCGCGGGCTACCTCGCGAGCCAGCGCGTCGGCGTGCTCGGTCTCCCCGCCGAGCGCGCGCCGAGTCTGCGTCCGATGTCCTTCGGGTTCGACGGCGACTCGCGGCTGTACCTCCTGTACGTCCTCGGGGAGGAGAGCCGCAAAGCCGAACTGAGCGCGGCGGCCGAGTACGCGCGCTTTCTCGTCTACAGCGCCGAGACGCCGTTCAACTGGCGGAGCGTCCTCCTCACCGGTCGACTGACCGAGGTGCCCGAGGCGGACGTCGAACGCGCCGAAGAAGTCCTGACCGACGCGTGGCGCCCCGACGTGTTCGAGCGCGCCAGTCGGGTCGAGGCGACCCGCCTGTACTGCTTCGATATCGAGGAGCGAACGGGGCTGAAACACCTCGGACTCCCCCCTGGGTTCGAAGACCAGCGGACCGGGTGA
- a CDS encoding HIT family protein has protein sequence MSCIFCRIVDGDLPSRTVYESSEALAFLDANPLTKGHTLVVPKDHYETVGDLPPEAAGAVFEAVSAVTPRVEAAVDADATTVAVNNGEAAGQEVPHTHVHVVPRFEGDGNGPIHRLFSARPSLSDAELDDIAAAIRDVEV, from the coding sequence ATGAGCTGTATCTTCTGTCGCATCGTCGACGGCGACCTCCCGAGTCGAACGGTGTACGAGAGCAGCGAGGCGCTCGCGTTCCTCGACGCGAACCCGCTCACGAAGGGACACACGCTCGTCGTTCCGAAAGACCACTACGAGACGGTCGGCGACCTCCCACCCGAGGCGGCGGGCGCGGTGTTCGAGGCGGTCAGCGCCGTCACGCCCCGGGTCGAGGCGGCGGTCGACGCCGACGCCACGACCGTCGCGGTGAACAACGGCGAGGCCGCGGGACAGGAGGTCCCCCACACGCACGTCCACGTCGTCCCACGGTTCGAAGGCGACGGCAACGGACCGATCCATCGGCTGTTCTCCGCGCGTCCGTCGCTCTCCGACGCGGAACTGGACGATATCGCGGCCGCGATTCGAGACGTGGAGGTGTGA
- a CDS encoding type II CAAX endopeptidase family protein codes for MATSGRTRAAAWLRRHRLAGFFLLTFALSWGVPLLVLAIAPLVGREATVSGYSPLAFLAVWSPAISAFVVVGLVDGRAGVRAYARRVTEVRGGRRWYGAVLVGVPLTYLLAAVVASATGGPPLRLEPGWLGAFVTVSFLRLTQGPVEELGWRGFALPLLQRRYSGLVAGVLLGLVWALWHAPALVIATAEFARGGPLLPGLVRLFVTLVATSVVVTVVYNGSEGSVPLAVGFHWLTNLAYPWESTTTVPLAQDVVFVLVSLLVAVTVGRRYLGRERLATTVYGTNGDPAAGSTASR; via the coding sequence ATGGCCACGTCCGGTCGGACCCGCGCCGCCGCCTGGCTCCGTCGACACCGCCTCGCGGGCTTCTTTCTCCTGACGTTCGCACTCTCGTGGGGTGTTCCCCTCCTCGTCCTCGCCATCGCCCCGCTCGTGGGCAGGGAGGCGACCGTCTCGGGCTACTCCCCGCTCGCGTTCCTCGCCGTCTGGTCGCCGGCCATCTCGGCGTTCGTCGTCGTCGGCCTCGTTGACGGCCGGGCGGGCGTCCGGGCGTACGCCCGTCGTGTCACCGAGGTTCGAGGCGGACGACGGTGGTACGGTGCCGTCCTCGTCGGCGTCCCCCTGACGTACCTCCTCGCGGCCGTCGTCGCGAGTGCGACCGGCGGCCCGCCGTTGCGACTCGAACCCGGGTGGCTCGGGGCGTTCGTGACCGTGTCGTTCCTCCGACTGACCCAGGGCCCCGTCGAGGAACTCGGTTGGCGCGGGTTCGCGCTCCCGCTCCTGCAACGACGCTACAGCGGCCTCGTCGCGGGCGTCCTCCTGGGGCTGGTCTGGGCGCTGTGGCACGCGCCCGCGCTCGTCATCGCGACGGCGGAGTTCGCCCGCGGCGGGCCGCTCCTCCCGGGTCTGGTCCGCCTCTTCGTCACGCTCGTCGCCACCTCCGTCGTCGTCACCGTCGTCTACAACGGCTCGGAGGGGAGCGTCCCGCTCGCCGTGGGCTTTCACTGGTTGACGAACCTCGCGTACCCCTGGGAGTCGACGACGACCGTGCCGCTCGCGCAGGACGTCGTGTTCGTCCTCGTCTCGCTCCTCGTCGCCGTCACGGTCGGCCGCCGGTACCTGGGTCGGGAGCGCCTCGCGACGACGGTGTACGGGACGAACGGTGACCCCGCTGCGGGGTCGACCGCAAGCCGCTGA
- a CDS encoding winged helix-turn-helix transcriptional regulator translates to MNANARPADITHETRASLYDHLRAKPGTYLAALSDVAAIDAPRPTVRYHLKVLERRGLVTSEKRRGKRRFFPVGTAPDALELAMESAPARAVLEALAESADTVSGLAERVDRDPSTVTYHLSRLEDDGLVNRERQGQAVVNRLTPGARTVLGQGPLTSAEERAAASN, encoded by the coding sequence ATGAACGCGAACGCACGACCCGCCGACATCACGCACGAGACGCGAGCATCGCTCTACGATCACCTTCGGGCGAAACCCGGGACGTACCTCGCGGCACTGAGCGACGTCGCGGCGATCGACGCCCCGAGGCCGACGGTTCGGTACCACCTCAAGGTACTCGAACGCCGGGGACTGGTCACGTCCGAGAAACGGCGGGGGAAGCGTCGCTTCTTTCCGGTCGGTACCGCCCCGGATGCGCTGGAACTCGCCATGGAATCAGCGCCGGCACGGGCCGTACTGGAGGCACTCGCGGAGTCGGCCGACACCGTGTCCGGCCTCGCCGAACGCGTCGACCGTGACCCGAGTACGGTCACGTACCACCTCTCCAGGCTGGAGGACGACGGCCTGGTCAACCGAGAGCGGCAGGGACAGGCGGTCGTCAATCGACTCACGCCGGGGGCTCGGACTGTTCTCGGACAGGGGCCGCTCACGTCCGCCGAGGAGCGGGCGGCGGCCAGCAACTGA